The following is a genomic window from Bacillus sp. V2I10.
TGACTCACTTTATAAATGCTGCTGTCATGGACCTGATCTGCACAAATCCAGTTTTCTAGAGGTGATTTCAGCTCATCTGCTAATCGTCTTCGATTTAAAACAACATTTTCTGGTTTGTCCTTTACATGCAGGCCAAGATTCAGCGAGTGGAAATCTCCACAGCTTATCCCGCCGTTTTTTGTTGTAAAACCGACAACAAGCTCTTCATTTAATTTTTCCCAGACCGGGCTTTTCAAATAGGTTTCATGCTGCAGTTGAAACGGCTGCTGAGTCATAAATGTTCATTCCTTTTGTTTACAGATTGCTGCATGTTTCGTTATACACGACTATATTTTACCACATCTTTCCCATTCCGACAGAAAGATTGTTAAATTAATTCATTATTTTGGTCTATCTCCCTATTTACACGCACTAAAATAACATCTTCTCCAATTTTCACGATATTTCTCCAGGGAACAACCAGTTCTTCATCTTTTCCAAAAAAACCTAACACTTTACCAGTTCCGCTAATAATCACAGCCTGAATTTTGCCCGTTGTCACATTTATATCGAAATCTGATACAATCCCAAGCTTCTTGCCATCTGAAACATTGACAACATCTTTCGTCTGAAATTCAGAGATATTCATCACCGCAACCGCCCCCTGTTCTTACTTTAACTATATGATGTTACTTCATAAATCTATTCAAGCTTTTTATCCTATTCCTTCGATACAAGTTTTTCATAAAGAATATTATGATATAATTCAGTGCAT
Proteins encoded in this region:
- a CDS encoding YlmC/YmxH family sporulation protein, whose product is MMNISEFQTKDVVNVSDGKKLGIVSDFDINVTTGKIQAVIISGTGKVLGFFGKDEELVVPWRNIVKIGEDVILVRVNREIDQNNELI